In the genome of Entelurus aequoreus isolate RoL-2023_Sb linkage group LG08, RoL_Eaeq_v1.1, whole genome shotgun sequence, one region contains:
- the LOC133656158 gene encoding transcription factor TFIIIB component B'' homolog isoform X4, with translation MFRRSRFSVRPNVGGPGRTGAAPQEATPGGKEASQAPKAISEGAPLSTVDDSKPGDTPAAAPTALGDGNEPSGEASSAAVQRRKRFSVKPRVAPGRPSIVPRVPKSPAKLVPESPAKVSELESTTSNEVKSPAATPQAPSSPMPTADSKLPHVQPTFAPPEGCADALKEAPPLPDLGKQTEKSPNSSIKVPHRPLDKVSLPDREAAELSEKAKTLLSSKGKKSIARFSLSRLLNDPSDIQRLENAEKLRDLLRQEMRKEKGIKKRKKPIKEFSVDPTKMTMRDLIRYLPLSNPMSSSLEDDTEQNETVTPFTPRMEILPERAQEPEAEVVPAVVDQTEEEEEDVEGTGQGDEDDDALMVPQVKVAEDGTLILDEESLTVEVQRAKGPNPAEDRDPIFERGSTTTYSSFRASTYCKPWSSEETDMFFLAISMVGTDFSMICQLFHNRTRSEIRNKFKKEEKQNSWRVDKAFRERRKLDIEYFSKLLEKILEVQQSRKKLKSLVVKNPPKKSQGKSKGRKRKKAAGKLSASEEEDEVEEDSLLCSEAEDGEKENEGGTLSSKVKKKLKSKVDASAAKPAKKKSKTSEKSSKEGEDEACVPEDTEAALPEDHPDSGVCESAETEKASNGATIKPAKLPRGSAAKSVGRKCSKKLPPSPTTAAEDGDGESAKQDESVKDDTLKDQVNKEALPSREASDDDVDDSCSDEDSGDEDYAVKPAKPTRSGRIPKPTALLSYPAPSTRTAPKRDRTTKAPPAAPSSKKPKLVMLRATQSESSAEEDGQELEDEEMKELWCDGSTQAFVPASLRSPHAVICQVEEAVEELDILADMSVLDMSQDELCLNSSCERAQFETGSRETSAHQLDLLVDVIDLLSSEHAGVSEVESYNEAAQTLLAIGNVSHPSHSDTMQGQITGVPSDSGNETSRRLEEEIVAEFIEENTFTPIMSVPSDQEVTDAFETAPVGPTNTESSPHIGEETCCEQRHVSDHDLTRPLQSNTRTRIARSPKVKPKPNLAKASRAAHSRTQPETSSQGSTMESDSVAPDLSKDFSEEPSSKIAKCSQSSEKQTFEMDAKSTNAETSESTAFDAAVTETLAQEAGSDYVAIPVVHEDQNSSEPPSSRPTRITTSKVEPQPTCTFSPKKISPSANSSSSETTTMSLSSNLVEEVASSEIAKCSQSSKKQTFEMDAKCTNAETSESAASDAAVTETLAQESDSDYVAIPVVHEDQNSSEHPSTRPTRITTSKVEPQPTCTFSPKKISPSANSSSSETTTMSLSSNLVEEVASSEIAKCSQSSKKQTFEMDAKCTNAETSESAASDAAVTETLAQESDSDYVAIPVVHEDQNSSEHLSSRPTRITTSKVEPQPTCTFSPKKISPSANSSSSETTTMSLSSNLVEELASSVMKNTCTGLANQLSSESKPTDAEKKKVECSPNEAAAFDDAVTEPLTQESNMHLIQKGEDNGAMIEVHEGLDSRELQSSPPFKRTQFHRVKPKPNLSQISKSARSKPQTTKETSDSSKLESTWTTTSMVKPQPTCTFSPTKTSPSANSASSVTTTMDVGPNLVPPEELTSGEIVTSTEHYEQLNIETKSTDAEQIEFGSNEEAAADDAVTEPLVQESSMPLIQKGGFNDNMPEAHEGQDSSELQSSPPFKRNRLRIVKPKPNLSQISKSARSKPQTTSETSDSSKLESTWTTTSMVKPQPTCTFSATKTSPSANSTSSVTTTMDVSSNLVPTEELASGEIVKSTGNDEQLNIETKSTDAEQIEFGSNKEAAADDAATEPPAQESSMPLNQKGGFNDNMPEAYEGLDCRELQSSPPFKRNRFHRVKPKPNLSQISKSARSKPQATKETSDSSKLESTSAPTSMVKPQPTCTFSPEETSQCASSASSVLTTMNLSSNLVPTEELTFSEIETSTGCDDQLSSEPKSTDAEEIEYGANKEAASDDAVTEPLAQKSSMPLIQKGGFKDSMPEVHEGQNSSELQSSPLLKINRFQRVKPKPNLTQISKRTRSEPQVIEETSQSSKLESTWTTTSKVEPQPTCIFSPEKTSPSANSASSVTTTMNLSSNRVPTEELASRGMKNTSTRLANQLSSEPKPMDAEKKKVECSPNKEAASDDAVTEQLAQESSMPLVQECNNDSMPEVVEGQNSSELQSSQPFRKNRFHRFKPKPNLSHISKSARSKPQATNETSQSSKLESTWTTTSNFLPEEASPSADSASFVTTAMNFSTIQVSKEELSSAVKTSTGLSNQLSSEPKPTDGENIEFGPHKAAASGDAVTERLAQESNTCSIQESGGHDTLPEVNECQSSSEPPQFQPTKRSRFQRVKPKPNLSQISKSARSKPQITKETIMSTNLECTGKITAKVETQPTGTFSPEKPSPKDSVVTPSMDSSTSLVPREELTSSQEKKAVELAYQEESSLPVVDARKENTGVKEAIFGAANETVRFNAEVTQSSSNNVVPSDIIPECQVGVGANANKSTIHKVSNHLEKDSKSDLKCESSHDRSVEAESPLTSETSQSVTLPLEICLAYQPTEDLSSSRDKNEDADSEAPKHTTGTDQRQQCLPKVKPALRFPARAIRSTSQSKDGGESFNITSDCQVVEKKSASPCLEIDEKVVGETEEKSKEEGYNAPCQDKKEDRTYLKSDDQNIAAAPSNTQLLRQDTVPEHSKTVQTNQMMTETQPLQSANDPLLPKTATTRRSRLVKPKPNLGKSGRQARLVAAKADSDAVRAPGSQEILPEPVQPVEGAIGLSAMECTTQDESSSSTGQEQTFASLSILQDVMSVPSDPDEPFFILSLTEIPVDTIEEVLNPTAQLPPFICDPNQSMQQSLAVENVIAGPDGSTPDVLVSTEETATTMTPAIGDPVAPPERHQGCVSAGSSSTASSPKSGLEPQTPDSTLT, from the exons GGTATCAAGAAGCGGAAGAAGCCCATAAAGGAATTTAGTGTGGATCCTACCAAAATGACTATGAGGGACCTTATCCGGTACTTACCGCTGTCCAACCCCATGTC ATCCAGTTTAGAGGACGACACTGAGCAAAATGAGACCGTGACTCCGTTTACTCCAAGAATGGAAAT ACTGCCAGAGAGAGCGCAGGAACCGGAAGCAGAAGTTGTCCCCGCGGTGGTGGACCAaacggaggaggaagaggaggacgttGAGGGGACGGGCCAGGGGGACGAGGACGACGACGCACTGATGGTTCCGCAGGTCAAAGTTGCAGAAGATGGAACCCTGATCCTGGACGAGGAGAG TTTGACTGTGGAGGTCCAGAGAGCCAAAGGACCCAACCCGGCAGAGGACAGAGACCCCATCTTTGAACGCGGCTCCACCACCACATACTCCAGTTTCAGGGCCTCCACCTACTGCAAGCCTTGGTCCAGCGAAG AGACAGACATGTTCTTCCTGGCTATCAGCATGGTGGGGACAGACTTCTCCATGATCTGTCAGCTCTTTCACAACAGAACGCGGTCGGAGATAAGG AACAAGTTTAAGAAAGAGGAGAAACAGAATTCCTGGAGAGTCGACAAAGCCTTTC GAGAGAGACGCAAACTGGACATTGAGTATTTTTCCAAGCTGCTAGAGAAGATACTGGAAGTGCAGCAAAGCCGGAAGAAACTCAAGTCACTCGTGGTGAAGAACCCACCCAAGAAGAGCCAGGGGAAGTCAAAAGGCAGAAAGA GGAAGAAAGCTGCTGGCAAGCTCAGCGCCagcgaggaggaagacgaggTGGAGGAGGACAGCCTCTTATGCTCGGAGGCGGAGGACGGAGAGAAAGAGAACGAAGGAGGAACCCTGTCCTCTAAAGTCAAGAAGAAACTGAAAAGTAAGGTGGACGCCTCTGCTGCAAAGCCGGCAAAGAAGAAAAGTAAAACGAGTGAAAAGAGTAGCAAAGAAGGTGAAG ATGAGGCCTGCGTGCCCGAAGACACGGAAGCAGCCCTTCCTGAAGATCATCCTGACTCGGGAGT GTGTGAAAGTGCAGAGACGGAAAAAGCATCCAACGGAGCCACGATCAAACCCGCTAAGCTCCCGCGAGGTAGCGCGGCTAAATCCGTGGGCCGAAAGTGCAGTAAAAAGCTCCCTCCCTCTCCTACCACGGCAGCCGAAGATGGAGACGGGGAATCCGCTAAACAGGACGAGAGTGTGAAGGATGACACCTTGAAAGACCAG GTCAACAAAGAGGCATTACCTTCAAGAGAAGCCAgcgatgatgatgttgatgactcCTGTAGCGATGAAGACTCTGGAGATGAAGATTACGCCGTTAAACCTGCGAAACCCACCAG ATCCGGGAGGATCCCCAAACCTACTGCACTCTTAAGTTACCCTGCGCCCTCCACTCGGACCGCCCCCAAGAGGGACAGAACAACCAAGGCACCGCCTGCTGCCCCGTCGTCGAAAAAGCCCAAACTTGTTATGCTGAGAGCGACTCAATCCGAATCAAGTGCGGAGGAGGATGGGCAGGAGTTGGAGGATGAAGAAATGAAGGAGCTGTGGTGTGACGGCAGCACTCAGGCGTTTGTGCCCGCCAGCCTGCGCTCCCCCCACGCCGTCATATGCCAGGTCGAGGAAGCAGTAGAGGag CTTGATATCTTGGCGGATATGTCTGTCTTGGACATGTCCCAAGATGAACTGTGCCTCAACTCGTCGTGCGAACGGGCCCAATTTGAGACCGGATCAAGAGAAACTTCTGCGCATCAGCTGGACCTTCTGGTC GATGTCATAGACTTACTTTCTTCTGAGCACGCTGGAG TGTCAGAGGTGGAGAGCTACAATGAGGCTGCTCAAACCCTGCTGGCTATCGGCAATGTCTCTCATCCCTCGCATTCAGACACCATGCAAGGTCAAATCACAG GCGTACCGTCGGACAGTGGAAATGAAACAAGTAGACGTTTGGAAGAGGAAATTGTTGCGGAGTTCATTGAAGAAAACACCTTCACACCAATTATGTCTGTACCTTCAGACCAGGAAGTCACGGATGCATTTGAAACTGCACCTGTTGGGCCAACAAACACAGAGTCCTCACCTCACATTGGTGAGGAGACATGCTGTGAACAGAGACACGTTTCAGATCATGACTTAACCCGACCGTTGCAATCAAACACACGGACCAGAATAGCTCGCTCACCCAAGGTTAAACCAAAACCTAACTTGGCCAAGGCCTCAAGAGCTGCACATTCCAGAACTCAACCAGAAACATCTTCACAAGGGTCAACCATGGAGAGCGATAGTGTTGCTCCTGACCTGTCGAAAGACTTCTCTGAAGAACCGTCCTCAAAGATAGCAAAATGTAGTCAATCTTCTGAAAAACAGACTTTTGAAATGGATGCCAAGTCTACAAATGCTGAAACAAGTGAAAGCACAGCATTTGATGCTGCAGTCACAGAAACACTAGCTCAAGAGGCAGGTAGCGATTATGTTGCCATACCAGTTGTACATGAAGATCAGAACTCTAGCGAACCCCCGTCATCTCGACCCACCAGGATCACAACAAGTAAGGTAGAACCACAGCCAACTTGTACTTTCTCTCCTAAGAAAATCAGTCCAAGTGCCAATTCTTCTTCATCGGAGACAACAACCATGAGTTTGAGCTCTAATCTGGTAGAGGAAGTAGCTTCTAGTGAGATAGCAAAATGTAGTCAATCTTCTAAAAAACAGACTTTTGAAATGGATGCCAAGTGTACAAATGCTGAAACAAGTGAAAGTGCAGCATCTGATGCTGCAGTCACAGAAACACTAGCTCAAGAGTCAGATAGTGATTATGTTGCCATACCAGTTGTACATGAAGATCAGAACTCTAGCGAACACCCGTCAACTCGACCCACCAGGATCACAACAAGTAAGGTAGAACCACAGCCAACTTGTACTTTCTCTCCTAAGAAAATCAGTCCAAGTGCCAATTCTTCTTCATCGGAGACAACAACCATGAGTTTGAGCTCTAATCTTGTAGAGGAAGTAGCTTCTAGTGAGATAGCAAAATGTAGTCAATCTTCTAAAAAACAGACTTTTGAAATGGATGCCAAGTGTACAAATGCTGAAACAAGTGAAAGTGCAGCATCTGATGCTGCAGTCACAGAAACACTAGCTCAAGAGTCAGATAGCGATTATGTTGCCATACCAGTTGTACATGAAGATCAGAACTCTAGTGAACACCTGTCATCTCGACCCACCAGGATCACAACAAGTAAGGTAGAACCACAGCCAACTTGTACTTTTTCTCCTAAGAAAATCAGTCCAAGTGCCAATTCTTCTTCATCTGAGACAACAACCATGAGTTTGAGCTCTAATCTTGTAGAGGAACTGGCTTCTAGTGTAATGAAGAATACATGTACAGGACTTGCTAATCAACTCAGTAGTGAATCAAAACCCACGGATGCTGAAAAGAAAAAGGTTGAATGTAGTCCAAATGAAGCGGCAGCATTTGATGATGCAGTCACAGAACCACTAACTCAAGAGTCAAACATGCATTTGATCCAAAAAGGTGAAGATAATGGCGCCATGATAGAGGTACATGAAGGTCTGGACTCTAGAGAACTCCAGTCATCTCCACCCTTTAAGAGGACTCAATTCCACCGAGTCAAACCAAAACCAAACCTTTCACAGATATCAAAAAGTGCACGTTCTAAACCTCAAACCACAAAAGAGACTAGTGATTCTTCAAAGCTGGAATCAACTTGGACGACAACAAGTATGGTAAAACCGCAGCCAACTTGTACCTTCTCTCCTACGAAAACAAGTCCAAGTGCCAATTCTGCTTCATCTGTGACAACAACCATGGACGTCGGCCCTAATCTGGTACCTCCAGAAGAACTCACTTCTGGTGAGATAGTGACAAGTACTGAACATTATGAACAGCTCAATATTGAAACAAAATCCACAGATGCTGAACAGATTGAATTTGGTTCAAATGAAGAGGCAGCAGCTGATGATGCAGTCACAGAACCACTAGTTCAAGAGTCTAGCATGCCTTTGATCCAAAAAGGcggatttaatgacaacatgccAGAGGCACATGAAGGTCAGGACTCTAGCGAACTCCAGTCATCTCCACCCTTTAAGAGGAATCGATTACGCATAGTCAAACCAAAACCAAACCTTTCACAGATATCAAAAAGTGCACGTTCTAAACCTCAAACCACAAGCGAGACTAGTGATTCTTCAAAGCTGGAATCAACTTGGACGACAACAAGTATGGTAAAACCACAGCCAACTTGTACCTTCTCTGCTACAAAAACAAGTCCAAGTGCCAATTCTACTTCATCTGTGACAACAACCATGGACGTCAGCTCTAATCTGGTACCTACAGAAGAACTGGCTTCTGGTGAGATAGTGAAAAGTACTGGAAATGATGAACAGCTCAATATTGAAACAAAATCCACAGATGCTGAACAGATTGAATTTGGTTCAAATAAAGAGGCAGCAGCTGATGATGCAGCCACAGAACCACCAGCTCAAGAGTCTAGCATGCCTTTGAACCAAAAAGGtggatttaatgacaacatgccAGAGGCATATGAAGGTCTGGACTGTAGAGAACTCCAGTCATCTCCACCCTTTAAGAGGAATCGATTCCACCGAGTCAAACCAAAACCAAACCTTTCACAGATATCAAAAAGTGCACGGTCTAAACCTCAAGCCACAAAGGAAACTAGTGATTCTTCAAAGCTGGAATCAACTTCGGCGCCAACAAGTATGGTAAAACCACAGCCAACGTGTACATTCTCTCCTGAGGAAACAAGTCAATGTGCCAGTTCTGCTTCATCTGTGTTAACAACCATGAACCTCAGCTCTAATCTGGTACCTACAGAAGAACTGACTTTTAGTGAGATAGAGACAAGTACTGGATGTGATGATCAGCTCAGTAGTGAACCAAAATCCACAGATGCTGAAGAGATTGAATATGGTGCAAACAAAGAGGCAGCATCTGATGATGCAGTCACAGAACCACTAGCTCAAAAGTCAAGCATGCCTTTGATCCAAAaaggtggatttaaagattcaaTGCCAGAGGTACATGAAGGTCAGAACTCTAGCGAACTCCAGTCATCtccacttttaaaaataaatcgatttcaACGAGTCAAACCAAAACCAAACCTTACACAGATATCAAAAAGAACACGGTCTGAACCTCAAGTCATAGAAGAGACTAGTCAATCTTCAAAGCTGGAATCAACTTGGACGACAACAAGTAAGGTAGAACCACAGCCAACTTGTATCTTCTCTCCAGAGAAAACAAGTCCAAGTGCCAATTCTGCTTCATCAGTGACAACAACCATGAACTTGAGCTCTAATCGGGTACCTACAGAGGAACTGGCTTCTCGTGGGATGAAGAATACAAGTACAAGACTTGCTAATCAGCTCAGTAGTGAACCAAAACCCATGGATGCTGAAAAGAAAAAGGTTGAATGTAGTCCAAATAAAGAGGCAGCATCTGATGATGCAGTCACAGAACAACTAGCTCAAGAGTCAAGCATGCCTTTGGTACAAGAATGTAATAATGACTCCATGCCAGAGGTAGTTGAAGGTCAGAACTCTAGCGAACTCCAGTCATCTCAACCCTTTAGAAAGAATCGATTCCACCGATTCAAACCAAAACCAAATCTTTCACACATATCAAAAAGTGCACGGTCTAAACCTCAAGCCACAAATGAGACAAGTCAGTCTTCAAAACTGGAATCAACTTGGACGACAACAAGTAACTTCCTTCCTGAGGAAGCAAGTCCAAGTGCTGATTCTGCATCATTTGTTACAACAGCCATGAACTTTAGCACTATTCAGGTATCTAAAGAGGAACTGTCTAGTGCGGTGAAGACAAGTACTGGACTTTCTAATCAGCTCAGCAGTGAGCCAAAACCCACAGATGGCGAAAATATTGAATTTGGTCCTCATAAAGCGGCAGCATCTGGTGATGCAGTCACAGAACGGTTAGCTCAGGAGTCAAATACGTGTTCAATCCAAGAAAGTGGAGGTCATGACACCTTGCCAGAGGTTAATGAATGTCAGAGCTCTAGCGAACCCCCGCAATTTCAGCCCACCAAGAGGAGTCGATTCCAAAGGGTCAAACCAAAACCAAACCTTTCACAGATATCAAAAAGTGCACGGTCTAAACCTCAAATCACAAAAGAAACAATTATGTCTACAAATCTGGAATGCACTGGCAAAATCACAGCTAAAGTAGAAACACAACCAACTGGTACTTTCTCCCCAGAGAAACCAAGCCCAAAAGATTCAGTTGTGACACCATCCATGGATTCTAGCACCAGTCTGGTACCTAGAGAGGAACTGACTTCTAGTCAGGAGAAGAAGGCAGTTGAACTTGCTTACCAGGAAGAGTCTAGTTTACCAGTGGTGGATGCGAGAAAAGAAAACACAGGAGTCAAAGAAGCAATATTTGGAGCTGCAAATGAGACCGTGAGGTTTAATGCAGAAGTAACTCAGAGTTCTTCTAATAATGTGGTACCATCAGATATAATCCCAGAATGTCAAGTTGGAGTTGGAGCTAATGCAAACAAGTCTACAATTCACAAAGTTAGCAACCATTTGGAAAAAGACTCAAAATCCGATTTAAAGTGTGAATCTTCTCACGACCGAAGCGTTGAAGCTGAATCACCATTAACCTCTGAGACGAGTCAAAGTGTCACTTTGCCATTGGAAATATGCCTTGCATATCAGCCTACAGAAGACTTGTCATCGTCCAGAGATAAAAACGAGGACGCTGACTCAGAGGCACCAAAACACACTACAGGAACAGATCAAAGACAGCAATGCCTCCCCAAAGTCAAACCCGCTTTGAGGTTCCCCGCTAGAGCGATACGCTCAACATCGCAGTCAAAAGATGGTGGTGAATCCTTTAATATAACCTCAGATTGTCAAGTTGTAGAAAAAAAGAGTGCAAGCCCATGTTTAGAAATTGATGAGAAAGTTGTCGGGGAAACTGAAGAAAAGAGCAAAGAAGAAGGCTACAATGCTCCTTGTCAGGACAAAAAGGAGGATAGGACCTACTTGAAATCTGATGACCAAAATATTGCTGCTGCCCCCTCAAACACACAGCTGCTTCGTCAAGATACTGTCCcggaacattctaaaactgtacaAACCAACCAAATGATGACAGAGACACAGCCCCTTCAAAG CGCTAACGATCCGCTGTTGCCAAAAACCGCAACAACTAGAAGAAGCAGACTTGTTAAACCCAAACCCAACCTTGGAAAAAGTGGTCGGCAGGCCCGACTAGTGGCAGCCAAAGCAGATTCAG ATGCTGTCAGAGCGCCTGGTTCTCAAGAGATCTTGCCTGAGCCCGTGCAGCCAGTAGAGGGTGCTATTGGGCTATCGGCAATGGAGTGTACCACCCAG GATGAATCCTCGTCAAGCACTGGACAGGAGCAGACTTTTGCAAGTCTCTCAATACTTCAAGACG TAATGTCAGTACCCTCGGATCCCGACGAACCGTTTTTCATCCTATCCCTGACTGAGATCCCAGTTGACACCATCGAGGAGGTGTTGAACCCCACCGCCCAGCTGCCTCCTTTCATCTGTGACCCAAATCAGTCAATGCAGCAAAG TCTTGCTGTGGAGAATGTGATAGCAGGGCCAGATGGTTCCACGCCTGATGTCCTCGTGTCCACAGAAGAGACGGCAACCACCATG acTCCAGCCATTGGGGATCCCGTCGCCCCACCAGAGCGCCACCAAGGGTGTGTTTCAGCCGGATCATCGAGCACAGCAAGTTCTCCCAAAAG CGGACTAGAGCCACAGACCCCAGACTCAACTTTGACTTGA